In Triticum urartu cultivar G1812 chromosome 6, Tu2.1, whole genome shotgun sequence, the following proteins share a genomic window:
- the LOC125514381 gene encoding arabinogalactan protein 23-like, with protein MAAPALPSFLRQSNKDNPQSISRSTSSSPPFFSGSGALVRAFVRDHHLVDQEEMEMKKIACAVLVAASATVALAADAPAMAPAPGAAVAGSAAAAVPAVGAVLGATVLSFFAYYLQ; from the coding sequence ATGGCGGCCCCCGCCCTCCCGTCCTTCCTCAGGCAAAGCAACAAGGACAACCCACAGAGCATCAGCCGGAGCACTTCTTCCTCCCCTCCGTTCTTCTCCGGCTCCGGTGCTCTCGTACGCGCGTTCGTCCGAGACCACCACCTCGTCGACCAAGAAGAGATGGAGATGAAGAAGATCGCCTGCGCCGTCCTTGTCGCCGCCTCCGCCACCGTGGccctcgccgccgacgccccGGCCATGGCCCCGGCCCCCGGCGCCGCCGTCGCTGGCTCCGCCGCCGCAGCCGTCCCGGCCGTCGGCGCCGTGCTCGGGGCCACCGTGCTCTCCTTCTTCGCCTACTACCTGCAGTAA